The Macadamia integrifolia cultivar HAES 741 unplaced genomic scaffold, SCU_Mint_v3 scaffold721, whole genome shotgun sequence genome includes a region encoding these proteins:
- the LOC122069808 gene encoding putative F-box protein At4g17565, with translation MTSLSVCPTISGGTNRKKLKNTSICYGVILPEDIMMFIVTKLDMEHLHCFSAVCKSWRSIAIASKKIRRLHLRPQIPWLMLSSLEDNNLWFFSLSRSKLFRLEFPEVYGARCYGSNWGWLIMVNKMGRNFLLHPFTRVLNELPPQGTFPIQHPSYASITPSFNHIFKAILLSPPPAATTNNSDLDDKNIVSSVAMDCGVVVAIYSINDLAFCRPGDEVWTALGKGFEDIIFYDGKLYGFTKRRDLKIVELGPHPKVTSCNITPPEEDDISISINLGASPPAEEDLGRLPTNLVKSFYLVECLGELLMVIKYCLLVNMTSNVMLKIFKLDQKSRNWIKVVDLGDQMLFIGAGSALSVSATDYPGFRGNCIYFTDHNHYSSFETQVCGTLAKLFHLEDNSIEPIFSDHSSPAPSPPIWFTPIS, from the coding sequence ATGACTTCTCTTTCCGTCTGTCCAACTATATCCGGTGGTACCAATAGAAAGAAGTTGAAGAACACCTCTATTTGTTATGGTGTCATCCTTCCAGAGGATATCATGATGTTCATCGTAACCAAGTTAGACATGGAACACTTGCATTGCTTTAGTGCAGTCTGCAAGTCCTGGCGATCAATTGCCATTGCATCCAAGAAAATAAGGCGGCTCCACCTGCGACCTCAAATCCCATGGCTGATGCTTTCTTCCTTGGAGGATAATAATCTTTGGTTTTTCAGTCTCTCCCGTAGCAAACTTTTCAGGTTAGAATTTCCTGAAGTCTATGGTGCTCGTTGTTACGGATCTAACTGGGGATGGTTAATAATGGTGAATAAGATGGGACGGAATTTCCTTTTGCATCCATTTACTAGAGTTCTAAATGAACTTCCACCACAAGGTACTTTCCCCATTCAGCATCCTTCATACGCATCTATTACACCGAGCTTCAACCACATTTTCAAGGCTATCTTGTTGTCACCTCCTCCTGCTGCTACTACTAACAATTctgatttggatgataaaaaTATTGTATCCTCTGTGGCAATGGATTGTGGTGTAGTCGTTGCGATTTACTCTATCAATGATTTAGCCTTCTGTAGGCCAGGGGATGAGGTGTGGACCGCCTTGGGAAAAGGGTTTGAAGACATTATTTTTTACGATGGAAAATTGTATGGCTTTACTAAACGGCGTGATCTTAAAATCGTGGAGTTGGGTCCTCATCCGAAAGTTACAAGCTGTAACATTACTCCTCCAGAAGAAGATGATATTAGCATTTCCATCAACCTGGGTGCCTCTCCTCCGGCGGAAGAGGATCTTGGCCGCCTTCCCACTAATCTGGTTAAGTCCTTTTATTTGGTGGAATGTCTCGGAGAATTGTTGATGGTAATAAAATATTGTCTACTTGTTAATATGACGTCAAATGTTATGCTCAAGATATTCAAGTTGGATCAAAAGAGTCGGAATTGGATTAAAGTGGTGGACTTGGGTGATCAAATGCTATTTATTGGCGCAGGTAGTGCCTTGTCTGTATCAGCAACTGACTACCCTGGATTTAGAGGAAATTGCATATATTTCACAGATCATAACCACTACAGTTCTTTTGAAACTCAAGTCTGTGGAACACTAGCTAAATTGTTTCACTTAGAAGATAACAGCATTGAACCTATTTTCTCAGATCATTCAAGTCCTGCTCCGTCTCCGCCCATCTGGTTCACCCCAATTTCTTGA